Below is a window of Desulfosoma caldarium DNA.
AGGCCACAAGGATCAGTTCCTTGTCTCGATCGCTGAGGTCTCCTTTGAGCGCCATGGTCTTGGTGAATTCCAGGTACTTTTCGTAGACCTCGGGAACATGGTTTTGAATGTACGAAAAGGCCACACTCGCTTTTTCCGCCGTGTTCATGACATCTATCCTCCCTTCGTGAAATCGACCGGGAACGCAGCCCTTCAACCGTTGGCGCCTGCCATGTCACGGGGAGCAAAGAACGTGCTGAGCTGAAAACCCTGTCCCCGCGCCGTCAAAGCAAAAACCTTTTCTCGCCGTGAACAACAAGCTTTACGGGTTTCGGCATGTGCCAAACATGGACTTTCCCTGAGAGCGCGGGCCTCAGGCCCGCCAAAAAAACAGGCACCGCCTATCGATTCCCGAGGAAATGCAAATCCTCAAGGGGTTGTGGCTTCACCTTGTTGGACACAGGCCTTTTGCGGTCTGACGGCCATATGTTCGGAAAATGAACAAAACCATTTGGGCCTGTTCCGGAATCGAACAGACATAGTTCTAGGTGAGGGCCTGCGCCAGTTCATGGGCAAAGAGGCCCTGAATGTAAAGCGATACCGGAAAGTTTTGAAGGAAAGCGGTGAGCTCGCGAACATCGTGCCGAAGGCCCACCAGTTGGGCTTCCAATCCTTCAACATCCTCGAAACCGAAGAAATCACCGAAGATGCGCGCATTGCGAATGATGCCTTTTTCCACCTCAAGGCACACTTCCAGCACACCGGCCGAGGTTTTGACCACCTTGTGAAAGGTGTAGGGCGGAGAGGTCCCGTAGTTCCATTCCCAGCGCCGGTACCGTTCGTCGGCGAGGCGTTCGATGGCTTCGTGGTCGAGCGATGAAAGGTTCACCGTGCGGGCCTTCATCTTTTTTTGCATGAAGCCATAGAGCCTTTCCATAAAAGCGTCCGCCGAAACAGGCGAAGGGAGGTGTTCTCGAATGTTGGTCACCCGCTTTCGTATGGATGGAATGCCCCGATCCTGATATTTCACGTCGCCTACGCGCAGAGCCTTTTCCAGGGTGTCCAGGTCCGAGTCAAAGAGCAGGGTTCCGTGGTGAAGAAGATGGTTGTGGCGCACGTACTGGGCGTTGCCTGAGATTTTTAGGCCATAAAGGCTCAGGTCGTTTCGACCGTCAAAGGCTGCGGGAACCCCCAGTTTCTGAAGGAATTCCAAAATGGGCGCCGTGAATTCATGAAAAGCTGCAGGCTTCTTTCCTTGGCCGGGCGCGATGAACGTGAAATTAACGTTTCCCAGGTCGTGGTAGACGGCTCCGCCGCCGCTCAGTCGTCGCACCACGGCAATGCCCTGGGTTTCCACGAATGGGCGATTGATTTGAGCGCACGTGTTTTGGTTGCGCCCCACGATGACCGATGCCCTGTTCCGCCACACCACAAAACAAGGCTCCGCAGCCTTTTCCAGAAGATATTCCTCCATGGCAAGATTCCACGGTGCTTCTGTGCCCTCATGAAAGATACCGATCACGGGTTGTGCCTTCCTCCTTTATCATGGTCTTGGCCGTCAAAAAGGCAAAGAATGTGCCGACCAAGGGTCTCCGTGTCATGCTTGGTGCGTAAAAGGGAACCCAAGGAAAGGGATTGAAAAAGTTCCTGGGCCTGGGCCAAAGGTCGGTGTAGATTACGCGGTGTTTTGGTCCATACGCTGCGCCGTCAAAGGACACGAAAGGGGTACATGAATATTTTCGTTCTCGATCTGGATCCGGTAAAGTGTGTCCGCTATCATTGTGATCAGCACGTGATCAAGATGATTCTGGAAAGTGTTCAAATCATCTGCACGGCTCTGAACAAAAAGGGCCTGAACACGCCCTATAAGCCCACGCATAGGAAACATCCGTGTGTGCTGTGGGCCGAAGAATCTTACGACAATGTGCGGTGGCTCATGCGTTTGACGCGGGCCCTCAATCGCGAATACAAATACCGATACCGAAAATCGACGGATCATGCTTCCGTGCGCATTCTGGACCAAGTCAAAGGGCTGCGCTTTCCGTCCGTGGGCCTGACGCCTTTTGCGCAGGCCATGCCCGACAAGTATAAAGTGCCCGGAGATCCCGTCACGGCCTATCGGCGTTTTTATGTGGGAGAAAAATTGCGGTTTGCCACCTGGACACGCCGGCGAAAGCCCCCGTGGCTTCAAGAATATGTGTGCCTTCTTCCCGAGCCCGCTCTGAGTACAAGGGCGGTTTCAAAGGCCACACGGCTGCCCCAGTGATGGAAAGCACACGGGCGACGCCGCAACACGAAATGGACTGGGCCATGGATCGAGTCCTTTGGGGAAAGGGCGAAAAGCCTGTCTAATGGCTTCTGAAGTACCCTAATGGCCAGGGGCTGATCACCGTCGCCACGGGTACCGGCAAGACCTTTTCCTTGCTGGTACTGGCTGAAGGGTTTTCGCGACACGGCGTGCCTGTGTTCATTCACCTACCTTTTTTGATCCCGATTCGGGGAGGAGGCGAAACCCCTATGGGCCGCGCCCGAGATTGGCTTCGTCAGGCAGAAACGACCTTCTCTGGGCAGAGCACTCCTTTCGCGGAGGTTTTTTGCCCAGAGCTGCTTTATTTGTCAGCAGGCTGGCGAGAAAGCCTTAAAAGCTCTGTGCTTTCGCAAGGGTTTTGACATCATCAAGACCCATTCTGTTTACAAGATCATGACGGCCCTCGGTGTGGACGACGAGCTTTTGGAGCGGGCCAAATAGCTTGATCTTCATTACGTGTCCGGCCGATACCCGGATGCCTTTCCCGATGGCGCCCCTTTGAGATGCTGACGGCTAGGCAAGCGAAGGCTGCTTTTGGTGTCGGCGCGATGTATCGTGCAATGGGTTCAGCGGGAGATGCAGCCCGATGAGTGATTCGGACGTGCTCATGCGCAGCCGCCCTCCTGTGAGTGTCCTGGATTTTTCTCTGGAAGAGATCGTGGCTCGGCTGCGCCGTGCCTTGAAGGACCGAGGAGTTCTGGAAGCCTATATTTTCGGGTCCGTGGCGGCTGGGAATCCCCACGACTGGTCGGATGTGGACGTGATCCTTGTTGCCCCTTTACAAGAACCCTTCATCGAACGACCCCGTAAGTTCTGGGATCTGCTG
It encodes the following:
- a CDS encoding pyrimidine dimer DNA glycosylase/endonuclease V, with the translated sequence MNIFVLDLDPVKCVRYHCDQHVIKMILESVQIICTALNKKGLNTPYKPTHRKHPCVLWAEESYDNVRWLMRLTRALNREYKYRYRKSTDHASVRILDQVKGLRFPSVGLTPFAQAMPDKYKVPGDPVTAYRRFYVGEKLRFATWTRRRKPPWLQEYVCLLPEPALSTRAVSKATRLPQ
- a CDS encoding HEPN domain-containing protein — its product is MCQQAGEKALKALCFRKGFDIIKTHSVYKIMTALGVDDELLERAK
- a CDS encoding nucleotidyltransferase domain-containing protein; protein product: MSDSDVLMRSRPPVSVLDFSLEEIVARLRRALKDRGVLEAYIFGSVAAGNPHDWSDVDVILVAPLQEPFIERPRKFWDLLDRGFPLDILVYTPEEFSRLWIEESGFWRTIRENHIRII
- a CDS encoding lipoate--protein ligase: MIGIFHEGTEAPWNLAMEEYLLEKAAEPCFVVWRNRASVIVGRNQNTCAQINRPFVETQGIAVVRRLSGGGAVYHDLGNVNFTFIAPGQGKKPAAFHEFTAPILEFLQKLGVPAAFDGRNDLSLYGLKISGNAQYVRHNHLLHHGTLLFDSDLDTLEKALRVGDVKYQDRGIPSIRKRVTNIREHLPSPVSADAFMERLYGFMQKKMKARTVNLSSLDHEAIERLADERYRRWEWNYGTSPPYTFHKVVKTSAGVLEVCLEVEKGIIRNARIFGDFFGFEDVEGLEAQLVGLRHDVRELTAFLQNFPVSLYIQGLFAHELAQALT